The following proteins are encoded in a genomic region of Drosophila miranda strain MSH22 chromosome 4, D.miranda_PacBio2.1, whole genome shotgun sequence:
- the LOC108161863 gene encoding uncharacterized protein LOC108161863, with the protein MRRVYCPGRNSPSGGHRKQLKTSKKGTEKDTTREVPYGKTFHPNLSHNWRLHRGVFDGYSPDRSRTNGYTWIGQKMAPNSSRGTLPSAYCTYISQDSIYPPAPLQGIKPMRPRLRLFDFDLDFDLDLDRDRRLLKQAHIKCSLLSRLDP; encoded by the exons ATGCGCCGCGTGTACTGTCCAGGTAGAAATTCCCCCAGTGGTGGCCACAGAAAACAGTTGAAAACAAGTAAGAAGGGTACAGAAAAGGATACGACTAGGGAAGTACCCTATGGAAAAACATTTCACCCGAATCTAAGCCACAATTGGAGGCTACATAGAGGAGTCTTCGATGGGTACAGCCCGGATAGGAGCCGAACGAATGGTTACACCTGGATAGGCCAAAAGATGGCTCCCAATAGCTCAAGGGGCACTCTTCCCTCTGCCTATTGCACATACATCTCTCAAGATAGTATATACCCCCCAGCTCCACTACAGGGTATAAAACCGATGCGACCGCGACTGCGACTCTTTGACTTCGACTTGGACTTCGACTTGGACTTGGATAGGGACCGGCGGCTGCTAAAGCAG GCACACATAAAATGCTCCCTCCTAAGCCGCCTAGACCCATAA